A single Maniola hyperantus chromosome 11, iAphHyp1.2, whole genome shotgun sequence DNA region contains:
- the LOC117986454 gene encoding organic cation transporter protein-like: protein MPGSAPAAEREGQFNLDGILSELGSYGKYQLLLLLLLAFRDSFLSMCNFNYVFTAAEVPFRCEVPECESPVISFNESWSSLAAINATCRRAVLYPSTNVTMPVTCVPDMFLANRTVPCERVVYEDYNSIVAEFDLGCQPWKRTLIGTVHNLGLLFSFIVSGFISDRYGRKVIIVGTPLMVGVAGLLKSVAFNYWTLLVLEFLETALGYGNASLVLSLELVSQNSRVAFSCISDILSCLGGAFFGLIAWKIPYWRHMMRAIYAPLLIVVFYIFLVDEGVRWLLANNRKHEAVRVLNKVAKVNNITLSSKAQHMLDMITEEQNKAEESGKPQMQETPHIFSVLRSKKMLLRIAIIAACFFCCMFVFSGTMINSTTISGNKYLNYSVMMLVAIPTRVVTALTLNRFGRKTPICVAYCLCAVFFMASAFTPKSIWWASVVLYMAGKMCSSYGNFSMHVVAMEVFPTTSRNSLTNIANTVGRLGSVLAPQTPLLEQYMAGLPSVVFAVAALALAILSLCLPDTSHIALPDKMADAERIDEQSDSNTQKTAVA, encoded by the exons ATGCCGGGCTCAGCGCCAGCGGCGGAGCGCGAGGGGCAGTTCAACCTGGACGGCATCCTCAGCGAGCTGGGCAGCTACGGCAAGTACCAGCtgttgctgctgctgctgctggccTTCCGCGACTCCTTCCTCAGCATGTGCAACTTCAACTATGTCTTCACTGCTGCCGAGGTGCCTTTCAG ATGCGAGGTCCCAGAATGTGAGTCGCCAGTGATCAGCTTCAACGAGTCCTGGAGCAGCCTGGCGGCCATCAACGCGACGTGTCGGCGCGCAGTCCTGTACCCCTCCACCAACGTCACGATGCCCGTGACGTGTGTGCCGGACATGTTCCTGGCGAACAGGACGGTGCCGTGCGAGAGGGTCGTGTACGAGGATTATAACAGCATCGTGGCAGAA TTCGATTTGGGCTGTCAGCCGTGGAAAAGGACACTTATCGGAACTGTTCACAACCTTGGGCTTCTGTTTTCCTTTATTGTATCGGGGTTCATCTCagacag GTATGGGCGCAAGGTGATCATTGTGGGCACACCCCTGATGGTGGGCGTGGCTGGTCTGCTGAAGTCTGTCGCGTTTAACTACTGGACATTGCTGGTTCTGGAGTTTCTGGAAACCGCTCTCGGTTATGGCAATGCTTCGCTGGTTTTAT CTCTGGAATTAGTAAGTCAGAACAGCAGAGTGGCGTTTTCGTGTATCTCGGACATCCTGTCCTGCCTGGGCGGCGCGTTCTTCGGCCTCATCGCGTGGAAGATCCCTTACTGGAGACACATGATGCGAGCTATCTACGCGCCGTTACTGATTGTG GTGTTTTACATATTCCTCGTGGATGAAGGCGTGCGCTGGCTGCTGGCCAACAACCGAAAGCACGAGGCGGTGCGCGTGCTCAACAAGGTGGCCAAGGTCAACAACATCACCCTCTCCAGCAAAGCCCAGCACATGCTCGACATGATCACCGAAGAGCAGAACAAAGCAGAGGAG AGTGGAAAACCACAAATGCAAGAAACGCCACACATCTTCTCAGTTCTCCGTTCGAAGAAGATGCTTCTCCGAATCGCCATCATAGCGGCTTGCTTCTTCTGCTGCATGTTCGTCTTCAGCGGCACCATGATCAACTCCACCACTATCTCCGGCAACAAGTACCTCAACTACTCGGTCATGATGCTGGTGGCCATCCCCACCAGGGTGGTGACTGCGCTGACGCTGAACAGGTTTGGGAGAAAGACACCAATATGTGTGGCGTACTGTCTATGTGCGGTGTTCTTTATGGCGTCTGCTTTTACACCTAAAT CAATCTGGTGGGCATCCGTGGTGCTGTACATGGCGGGCAAGATGTGCAGCAGCTACGGCAACTTCTCCATGCACGTGGTGGCCATGGAGGTGTTCCCCACCACCTCGCGCAACTCACTCACCAACATCGCCAACACCGTCGGCCGCCTGGGCTCCGTGCTGGCGCCGCAGACGCCGCTTCTG GAGCAGTATATGGCAGGATTACCCAGCGTAGTGTTCGCAGTGGCAGCCCTGGCTCTTGCCATCCTGTCGCTCTGCCTGCCAGACACCAGTCACATTGCGTTGCCAGATAAAATGGCGGACGCAGAACGAATAGACGAACAGTCTGACAGCAATACTCAGAAAACTGCTGTTGCGTGA